tgtaatctcttctcgattcAAGTGTTTCCCACAACGAGTTATGTTCAACGCTATATTCATTTTCACCTTCTCGATTAATCTTAATAAATAGTGTAGTGCACCATGAGATTTTATATAGCGATTTAATCATaaactcaaaaaattatttgtaacgaTTTCATTCTGAACCCATAAAAACTTTATAGTAATTTTAACTCAAACCCGTTTCAAAAAGATTGGTATAAGTTGGGTCGTGAACTTGTGAAAGGATTGGTCGAACGTTTTGCTCTTGAACTGGTTAAAAGAGCGATCGATCATCTCGATTCTGACATGCAAAGTTCATACAATCCTACAATTTGATCTAAAGCATATTAAAGTAGAATGCATTATGATCCAAATATACATAATTTCACTTTCGAGTAGTaaaccaaaaacaagaacGATTAGCGATTCAGAATAGAATAATTGCCTCTCGAACGATACGAACAAACAAACATCCTAGCTATAAACAAGAGAGATTTAAAGGGTCTGAAGTAATTTGAGCGTCTCGTCGATATGCTTCTCGGGTTGGAACTGGTTATTATAAACGAGCTGCACGATGCCGTTCTTGTCGAGAACATAAGTCTGTCTACCAGGTAATGCACCAAAGAGATCAGAAGGAACTCCCCATTCTTTTCTCACTTTGTTACCTTCATCACTTAGCAATGTGAATGGAAGTCTATATTTCTTTGCA
This sequence is a window from Cucurbita pepo subsp. pepo cultivar mu-cu-16 unplaced genomic scaffold, ASM280686v2 Cp4.1_scaffold000297, whole genome shotgun sequence. Protein-coding genes within it:
- the LOC111784919 gene encoding peroxiredoxin Q, chloroplastic, which translates into the protein NGKLTFVQACAFRDSYEKFKKAGAQVVGISGDDSSSHKAFAKKYRLPFTLLSDEGNKVRKEWGVPSDLFGALPGRQTYVLDKNGIVQLVYNNQFQPEKHIDETLKLLQTL